A section of the Campylobacterota bacterium genome encodes:
- a CDS encoding NUDIX domain-containing protein, which yields MCQNNIPLKPQDFTASAYVLSKNADRILLMLHKKIGLWLAPGGHLEGWEVPHEAALREVREETGVQARIVNPYFELGVHNKMETQLPTPLFVWEHRIFDRETGKQQVHEHLDLCYLAQALDESVVVNEAESEGVQWFTLEQVQQLETTEAVKKVCAFVLGQLCGAIEQKVTGASAINI from the coding sequence ATGTGCCAAAACAATATACCGCTCAAACCACAAGATTTTACCGCAAGTGCCTATGTGCTTAGTAAAAATGCTGACAGAATTTTGCTTATGTTGCACAAAAAAATTGGCCTTTGGCTTGCGCCAGGTGGGCATCTTGAAGGTTGGGAAGTGCCCCATGAGGCCGCGCTACGTGAAGTGCGAGAGGAGACGGGTGTGCAGGCACGCATTGTTAACCCTTATTTTGAGCTTGGAGTACATAATAAAATGGAGACGCAGTTGCCTACGCCGCTTTTTGTTTGGGAGCATCGAATTTTTGACCGAGAGACTGGTAAGCAGCAGGTGCACGAACATTTGGATCTGTGTTATTTGGCTCAAGCGTTGGATGAGAGCGTTGTAGTTAATGAGGCTGAATCTGAAGGTGTGCAGTGGTTTACGCTTGAACAGGTGCAGCAGCTTGAAACGACTGAGGCGGTTAAAAAAGTGTGTGCTTTTGTGCTTGGTCAGCTATGTGGTGCAATTGAGCAAAAGGTGACCGGTGCGTCGGCAATAAACATTTAA